Proteins co-encoded in one Nitrospinota bacterium genomic window:
- a CDS encoding ParA family protein, producing MRRIAFVNEKGGSGKTTLSSNVAAWIALQGKKVLVIDMDPQGHIGKSLGVNIHTLKKTTFDLLVYPDISVEDVVLHTKYDNLSIIPSNKLLTDVVVNVSKHPDRHRKLRDKIEQAEGYDYVLIDSPPSLGLLTVNILYSCTEVVIPVSLTYLALDGCAEILDTIKTVRENFDHEELRLSMVVPTFFMETILVESIMNKLKNHFGGKMSKTVIKYDMKLDQAQSFGRTIFDFAPDSHGAKAMASVAKEIVEIGG from the coding sequence ATGAGGAGAATTGCTTTTGTCAATGAAAAGGGGGGGAGCGGGAAAACCACCCTTTCATCAAATGTCGCCGCATGGATAGCCCTTCAAGGGAAAAAAGTCCTGGTAATCGACATGGATCCGCAGGGGCACATCGGCAAATCGCTTGGGGTGAACATACATACGCTTAAAAAGACAACCTTTGATCTGCTTGTTTACCCAGACATCTCAGTAGAGGATGTAGTTTTGCACACAAAGTACGACAACCTTTCAATCATCCCATCAAACAAGCTTCTCACAGACGTGGTGGTGAACGTTTCAAAGCATCCCGACAGGCACAGGAAACTGCGGGACAAGATAGAACAGGCCGAAGGGTACGATTATGTCTTGATTGATTCGCCTCCTTCGCTAGGGCTTCTCACGGTGAACATACTCTACTCATGTACAGAGGTGGTCATACCTGTCTCGCTTACATACCTGGCGTTGGATGGATGCGCGGAGATACTTGATACCATCAAGACCGTCCGGGAGAATTTCGACCATGAAGAGTTGCGTCTTTCGATGGTGGTCCCCACTTTTTTCATGGAAACTATTCTGGTAGAATCCATTATGAACAAACTGAAAAATCATTTTGGCGGGAAGATGTCAAAAACGGTTATAAAGTACGATATGAAGCTTGATCAGGCGCAGAGTTTCGGCAGGACGATTTTCGATTTCGCCCCCGATTCCCACGGCGCGAAAGCAATGGCTTCCGTTGCAAAGGAGATTGTGGAAATTGGCGGATAA
- a CDS encoding CheB methylesterase domain-containing protein, translated as YLAPGEFHLKVKKGRTTPAVIDLDPEPSNSLHRPSVDQMLLSVALAFPGTALGVVLTGMGQDGLIGAREMKKGNSQVFAQARASCVVYGMPRAIVEEHLADKILPLEDMKAQILKAVKR; from the coding sequence TTATCTCGCTCCCGGCGAGTTCCACCTTAAGGTAAAAAAAGGGCGCACTACACCGGCTGTCATTGATCTGGATCCGGAACCGTCCAACTCTCTCCACCGTCCCAGTGTAGATCAGATGCTCCTCTCCGTCGCCTTGGCGTTCCCCGGTACTGCGCTCGGAGTAGTTTTAACAGGAATGGGGCAGGATGGATTGATCGGCGCAAGAGAGATGAAAAAGGGGAACTCTCAGGTTTTTGCCCAGGCCAGGGCAAGCTGTGTCGTCTATGGTATGCCGAGGGCAATAGTTGAAGAGCATCTGGCCGATAAAATATTGCCGCTGGAAGACATGAAAGCGCAGATATTAAAGGCGGTAAAGCGTTGA